TCTCTCAGGTCAATCTCCTCAGTAATGTCATCACAGGAAATAATAACGTTCGACACCCGATCATGAAATACAAGAGGGCTCACTGTAACATAAACATAAAGTGTCCTGTCTTCTTTTCTGAGCGGAAAGCCCTTTATGCTGCCCGCAACACCGTTAAAGGCTCCCTGTATCAAATCCTTTAACCTTCCCTTTTCATCATCACTCTGTCGGGGACATATATCGAAAAACTTCTTTCCCTTAAGCTCTTCCTTATCCTTACCGATCAGCCTCGCGTATGCTGAATTGACGAGTGTTATATAATAATTTTCATCAAGCACCAGAATGCCAGACTGAATGCTCTCGATTATATTTTCAAGATAAATTTTTGACTCGTAAACAGCGTCAACAAGTCTTCTCTGATGCTCAAGATACCTCGAACGCTCCTCTGCTTTAATTCTCTTTGAATTCATAACAATAACTGCAGAGGCACCAACAAGCATTGTAAGAAATATTGATATAACAAGAAGAGAATGAAATTTCATGCTCTTTTTCATGCTAGCCATAACCTCTGAATAGGGTATGGAAACACATACTATCCAGGTTCTGTCAAGAAATCTGACTCTTGAGAAGGCAATAAGTTTATCCTCACCTGAAGGAGCAATATAGGAGCTGTAGCCTATATCAGAACTATCCATTATTATCCTTTTTTCAATATCAAAAGATCTGTGGCATTCAAAACAGGTTCTGTCAGCCTTAAAGATATTCCTTCCAACCATCTCAGGCTGGGTGGGATGATATAGAAGAGTTCCATCGGAATCAACCATCCATGCATATCCCTTTTCACCCAGTCTTGCAGGTAAAAGGAATTTTTCGTTCAGTGAATCAAGATAGAGCTCAACAATAATAATGGATGTCTGGAGTGGACTGGCAAAGGTCAATATTCTTTTATCCTCTGAAAGATAAACTCTCGTGATACCTTCCCTAACATTCTGAAGCTCAGCTATTATCATCCTGTCTAGTTCATTAAGCGTGCTTAATTTTTGTGAAAAAAGAAGAAAGCCTTTTTTATTTACTACTTTTATATCAATATCATAACTTGATATAATATCACCGAAAGAAAGAGATGAATACTCAATTATCTTTTTCCTGCTAGGTTCTGTCTGATTTAGAAGCTTTGAAAGGGTACGGGTCTCGTCTATTATATGATTTATTGCAGAGTTAAGATTTTCAGCAATGCTTCTGGCAAGCAGTCCCTGCTGATGACTGAACTGCTGTGCCATCTCTGCCTGGAAATTGTTTTCAAAAAATATATTCAGGATGATAAAAAAGGAGATTATAAAGAGAGCGGCAGCAAGAAGGAGGATGTTTGTTTTCATAATATATCACCAAGGACCTTCCTGATGCCCACCTCATGAGAACCTCTCCAGTATATTCTATTACATATAGGACAGCTTAAAAACTCAGAATTTCGTAGATAGATGTGATCCGGTACATAACCGGATACGCCTTCTTTTGCTATCTCCTCAAGAAGAGCATTACAGGCAGGACATCTTCTGAAGGGCTCTGGTCGGCTGAACCCTTTCTCAGTAAGTTTCTCAATAGCTTCTTTTATCTGTTCCTTTAAATCCTGAGAACTGATAAGGATAGTGAACTCTAAAACTGCTTTCTTCGCAAATCCTCTGTCTCTGGTAAGAATAATCCTCTGTTCCTGTCTGGCCTTTCTGATCAATTCTCTATCCTGGATATCCCTGCTGTAAAGGGTATCATAACCCAGTATCCTCAACCACCTGGCAAGTCTTCCGAGCATAGCATCAGCTATCAGGGCTGGAAGACCGCGATCCTCCTTAGTCTCAACCATACATACTAAATGCCTTCTCTTGCTTTATTCAGAAACCTCCCGCTCCTCTGTTATTGCAGGTCTCTGTTCAGCAAGCAAAGAAATGAGCTCCCTCTTTACAAAGGTGTTCCTGTATCTAAGCATACCTGTACCTGCCGGTATCATCCTTCCCATTATCACATTCTCCTTAAGTCCTCTAAGCTCGTCAACAGCGCCGTTGAGAGCAGCTTC
The Thermodesulfovibrionales bacterium genome window above contains:
- a CDS encoding ATP-binding protein, yielding MKTNILLLAAALFIISFFIILNIFFENNFQAEMAQQFSHQQGLLARSIAENLNSAINHIIDETRTLSKLLNQTEPSRKKIIEYSSLSFGDIISSYDIDIKVVNKKGFLLFSQKLSTLNELDRMIIAELQNVREGITRVYLSEDKRILTFASPLQTSIIIVELYLDSLNEKFLLPARLGEKGYAWMVDSDGTLLYHPTQPEMVGRNIFKADRTCFECHRSFDIEKRIIMDSSDIGYSSYIAPSGEDKLIAFSRVRFLDRTWIVCVSIPYSEVMASMKKSMKFHSLLVISIFLTMLVGASAVIVMNSKRIKAEERSRYLEHQRRLVDAVYESKIYLENIIESIQSGILVLDENYYITLVNSAYARLIGKDKEELKGKKFFDICPRQSDDEKGRLKDLIQGAFNGVAGSIKGFPLRKEDRTLYVYVTVSPLVFHDRVSNVIISCDDITEEIDLRDKLREYADALEEIVNSRTEELRTEKEKLDVIMRTVDAGIVLFDTKGSILWKNKKMDEWLGREKVANIIHLLGMEELQKETLQFSKELSLGGRRGIFQVHITPLKIKTGGYQFIALIQDVTELKRLEEQMMHSEKLSALARISAGLAHEIGNPLTSISSYVQLLREMDLGEFANESLEIISRHIARIAEIVRNISSFSKPAKGVAGPVNIREVLDSTISLLRFDKRMKNIDIRIDIPELPHAYADQNQLAQVFTNLIFNAVDAMPDGGMLSISARLCDDFVEISFRDTGTGIPEEYLNKVFDPFFTTKDKGTGLGLSVSFSIVKSFGGDIMVESRPGQGSTFTVRLPVYKGGA
- a CDS encoding Mut7-C RNAse domain-containing protein — encoded protein: MVETKEDRGLPALIADAMLGRLARWLRILGYDTLYSRDIQDRELIRKARQEQRIILTRDRGFAKKAVLEFTILISSQDLKEQIKEAIEKLTEKGFSRPEPFRRCPACNALLEEIAKEGVSGYVPDHIYLRNSEFLSCPICNRIYWRGSHEVGIRKVLGDIL